The proteins below are encoded in one region of Bosea sp. BIWAKO-01:
- a CDS encoding ABC transporter ATP-binding protein: protein MATSIKLNKVVKRYGAVEVIHGIDLAIDPGEFVVFVGPSGCGKSTLLRMIAGLEKITGGDLLIDRERMNDVPASQRGIAMVFQSYALYPHMTVYKNLAFGLETAGYRKAEIDERVQRVARILKIESLLQRRPRALSGGQRQRVAIGRAIVREPKIFLFDEPLSNLDAELRVQMRVEIAKLHQDLGNTMIYVTHDQVEAMTMADKIVVLRDGIVMQAGAPLELYNRPANQFVAGFIGSPKMNFLAARASAAANMIEVAGRNVSLDAALAVRRDEPLTFGVRPEHIVVGGEAGEVLGEVRVQLVEHLGGGTVLYATTAGGENLTISAAGQLRVRHGENVPLRIDPSICHIFDSQGMALRS, encoded by the coding sequence ATGGCGACGAGCATCAAGCTCAACAAGGTGGTGAAGCGCTATGGCGCGGTCGAGGTCATCCACGGCATCGACCTTGCGATCGATCCGGGCGAGTTCGTGGTCTTCGTCGGTCCCTCGGGATGCGGCAAGTCGACCTTGCTGCGGATGATCGCCGGGCTGGAGAAGATCACCGGCGGCGACCTCCTGATCGACCGCGAGCGCATGAACGATGTCCCGGCCTCGCAGCGCGGCATCGCCATGGTGTTCCAGTCTTATGCGCTCTACCCGCACATGACCGTCTACAAGAACCTGGCCTTTGGCCTGGAGACGGCCGGCTACAGGAAGGCCGAGATCGACGAGCGCGTGCAGCGTGTCGCCAGGATCCTGAAGATCGAGAGTCTTCTGCAGCGCCGCCCCCGCGCCCTGTCCGGCGGCCAACGCCAGCGAGTCGCCATCGGCCGCGCCATCGTGCGCGAGCCCAAGATCTTCCTGTTCGACGAGCCGCTCTCCAATCTCGACGCCGAGCTGCGCGTGCAGATGCGTGTCGAGATCGCCAAGCTGCACCAGGACCTCGGCAACACGATGATCTACGTCACCCATGACCAGGTCGAGGCCATGACCATGGCCGACAAGATCGTGGTGCTGCGCGACGGCATCGTGATGCAGGCCGGCGCGCCGCTCGAACTCTACAACCGGCCGGCCAACCAGTTCGTCGCCGGCTTCATCGGCTCGCCGAAGATGAACTTCCTGGCGGCGCGCGCCAGCGCTGCGGCCAACATGATCGAGGTCGCAGGCCGCAATGTCTCCCTCGATGCGGCTCTGGCCGTGCGCCGGGACGAGCCGCTGACCTTCGGCGTCCGCCCCGAGCATATCGTGGTCGGTGGCGAGGCGGGCGAAGTGCTCGGAGAGGTCAGGGTCCAGCTCGTCGAGCATCTCGGCGGCGGGACCGTGCTTTACGCCACCACGGCGGGAGGCGAGAATCTGACGATCTCGGCCGCCGGGCAATTGCGCGTCCGGCACGGAGAGAACGTGCCGTTGCGCATCGACCCGTCGATCTGCCACATCTTCGACAGCCAGGGCATGGCGCTGCGCAGCTGA
- a CDS encoding Gfo/Idh/MocA family protein codes for MSEVKSVAVVGCNIGRSHILEGYAPRPERWRLAAVCDLNQERLDKVADEFSAESRTQHFDELLGRDDIDVIDISTPPATHLELATRALAAGKHVVCEKPLVGSLFDADRLLVAEAQSGRILMPVFQYRYGDGVQKAKRIIDSGIAGTPYLGTVETHWKRTAAYYDVPWRGKWETELGGVLMTHAIHIHDMLTYLMGPVAKLFARAVTRVNAIEVEDCVAASLEMQSGALVAASATLGAQNEISRFRLCFENVTFESGGGCYSPGDDPWTVLPANDAVAARIEALLADYRPVGRRFLGQMDAFHEALNGRAPVPVTIADARRALELATAFYQSAQTGADVSLPIGPDHPKYTSWRPNGH; via the coding sequence ATGAGTGAAGTGAAATCCGTCGCGGTTGTCGGCTGCAATATCGGCCGCTCACATATCCTGGAAGGCTACGCGCCCCGCCCCGAGCGCTGGCGCCTTGCCGCGGTCTGCGACCTCAACCAGGAGCGGCTCGACAAGGTCGCCGACGAGTTTTCGGCCGAAAGCCGCACGCAGCATTTCGACGAGCTGCTCGGCCGCGACGATATCGACGTCATCGATATCTCGACCCCGCCGGCGACCCATCTCGAGCTCGCCACCAGGGCGCTCGCCGCCGGCAAGCATGTCGTCTGCGAAAAGCCGCTGGTCGGTTCGCTCTTCGACGCCGACCGTCTGCTCGTGGCAGAGGCGCAGAGCGGGCGCATCCTGATGCCGGTCTTTCAGTACCGCTATGGCGACGGGGTGCAGAAGGCCAAGCGCATCATCGATTCCGGCATCGCCGGCACACCCTATCTCGGCACGGTCGAGACCCATTGGAAGCGCACGGCGGCCTATTACGACGTGCCATGGCGCGGCAAATGGGAGACCGAGCTCGGCGGCGTGCTGATGACCCACGCCATCCATATCCACGACATGCTGACCTATCTGATGGGGCCGGTGGCGAAGCTGTTCGCTCGCGCGGTGACGCGGGTCAACGCGATCGAGGTCGAGGATTGCGTCGCCGCCTCGCTGGAGATGCAGAGCGGCGCCCTGGTCGCGGCCAGCGCGACGCTGGGAGCGCAGAACGAGATCAGCCGCTTCCGGCTCTGCTTCGAGAACGTGACCTTCGAGAGCGGCGGCGGCTGCTATTCGCCGGGCGACGATCCCTGGACGGTCCTGCCGGCGAATGACGCCGTGGCTGCTCGGATCGAGGCGTTGCTGGCCGACTACCGGCCGGTCGGACGGCGCTTCCTCGGCCAGATGGATGCGTTCCACGAGGCGTTGAACGGGCGGGCGCCGGTTCCGGTGACGATTGCCGATGCACGCCGGGCGCTGGAACTGGCGACGGCCTTCTACCAGTCGGCGCAGACGGGCGCGGATGTCTCACTGCCGATCGGGCCGGATCACCCGAAATACACGAGCTGGCGCCCGAACGGGCACTGA
- a CDS encoding Gfo/Idh/MocA family protein — protein MRTLNFAVIGINHDHIHGQIGALRRAGATCAGFYAAEDDLAAAFMARYPEIPRVTQAARLYEDRAIDLVVSAAVPADRAAIAITAMRHGKDVMLDKPGVTSLAQLREVKTVQAETRRIVSIMYSEHFEVAATVRAGELVAAGAIGEIVNLIGMGPHRLRKPERPGWFFERERYGGILTDIASHQCEQFLFFAAADDAEILSASVGNRANADRPGLQDIGDMHLRTPNGVTGYIRVDWFTPDGLPTWGDGRLTIIGTQGTIELRKYLDIAGRPGKDHLFLVDRSGMQHIDCSAVELPYGRQLVADVFDRTETAMPQARCFKAMEIALRAQHLAETGRLPSGYSQEAA, from the coding sequence ATGAGAACGCTGAATTTCGCCGTGATCGGCATCAACCACGACCACATTCATGGTCAGATCGGCGCGCTCCGGCGCGCCGGCGCCACCTGCGCCGGCTTCTACGCGGCCGAGGACGATCTGGCGGCCGCGTTCATGGCCAGGTACCCGGAGATCCCGCGTGTCACGCAGGCGGCCCGGCTCTATGAGGACCGGGCGATCGACCTGGTGGTGAGCGCTGCTGTCCCCGCCGACCGCGCCGCGATCGCGATCACCGCGATGCGCCACGGCAAGGACGTGATGCTGGACAAGCCGGGGGTGACCAGCCTGGCCCAGCTGCGTGAGGTCAAGACGGTGCAGGCCGAGACCCGGCGCATCGTCTCGATCATGTATTCCGAGCATTTCGAGGTGGCGGCGACAGTGCGGGCTGGCGAGCTGGTGGCGGCCGGCGCGATCGGCGAAATCGTCAACCTGATCGGCATGGGCCCGCACCGGCTGCGCAAGCCCGAGCGCCCGGGCTGGTTCTTCGAGCGCGAGCGCTATGGCGGCATCCTGACCGACATCGCCTCGCATCAATGCGAGCAGTTCCTGTTCTTCGCCGCTGCGGACGACGCCGAGATCCTGTCCGCCTCGGTCGGCAACCGCGCCAATGCCGACCGTCCGGGCCTGCAGGATATCGGCGACATGCACCTGCGCACGCCCAATGGCGTCACCGGCTATATCCGCGTCGACTGGTTCACGCCCGATGGGCTGCCGACCTGGGGCGATGGCAGGCTGACCATCATCGGCACGCAGGGCACGATCGAGCTGCGCAAATATCTCGACATCGCCGGCCGTCCCGGCAAGGACCATCTTTTCCTCGTCGACCGCAGCGGCATGCAGCATATCGACTGCTCGGCCGTGGAGCTGCCCTATGGCCGCCAGCTCGTTGCCGACGTCTTCGACCGGACCGAGACGGCGATGCCGCAGGCGCGCTGCTTCAAGGCGATGGAGATCGCCCTCAGGGCTCAGCACCTCGCCGAGACCGGCAGGCTGCCGAGCGGATATTCCCAAGAGGCTGCCTGA
- a CDS encoding carbohydrate ABC transporter permease encodes MNDAAHAAPPGDTPERSILHSVLIHSVLIGVSFLMLYPLLWMVSGSVRPADDMFGGQTSLIPSQVTLQAYKTGWFGLQVSFGTFFLNSLAISVLATIGNVMAASVTAFAFSRLEFFGKSFWFALMLGTLMLPYHVTLIPQYVLFLKMDWVNTWLPLVVPKYFAVDAFFIFLMVQFFRGLPRELDEAAMMDGCSAWRIYWKIVLPLSLPVLATAAIFSFIWTWEDFFGPLIYLGDIHSYTVQIGLRSLIDSSGTSDWGALFAMSVLSLIPIFLIFLFFQRLLIEGIATTGMKR; translated from the coding sequence ATGAATGACGCCGCGCATGCCGCCCCGCCCGGCGATACGCCGGAGCGGTCCATCCTGCACTCCGTGCTGATCCACTCGGTGCTGATCGGCGTCTCGTTCCTGATGCTCTATCCGCTGCTGTGGATGGTATCGGGCTCGGTGCGCCCGGCCGACGACATGTTCGGCGGGCAGACCTCGCTGATCCCGTCGCAGGTGACGCTGCAGGCCTACAAGACCGGCTGGTTCGGCCTGCAGGTCAGCTTCGGCACGTTCTTCCTGAACTCGCTGGCCATTTCGGTGCTGGCGACGATCGGCAACGTCATGGCCGCCTCGGTCACGGCCTTTGCCTTCTCGCGGCTCGAGTTCTTCGGCAAGAGCTTCTGGTTCGCGTTGATGCTGGGCACGCTGATGCTGCCCTATCACGTGACCCTGATCCCGCAATATGTCCTCTTCCTGAAGATGGATTGGGTGAACACCTGGCTGCCTCTGGTCGTTCCGAAATATTTCGCGGTCGACGCCTTCTTCATCTTCCTGATGGTCCAGTTCTTCCGTGGCCTGCCGCGTGAACTCGACGAGGCGGCGATGATGGATGGCTGCAGCGCCTGGCGGATCTACTGGAAGATCGTGCTGCCGCTCTCGCTGCCGGTTCTGGCGACCGCCGCTATTTTCTCCTTCATCTGGACCTGGGAGGATTTCTTCGGGCCGCTGATCTATCTCGGCGATATCCATAGCTATACCGTGCAGATCGGCCTGCGCTCGCTGATCGACTCGAGCGGCACCTCGGATTGGGGCGCGCTGTTTGCGATGTCGGTGCTGTCGCTGATCCCGATCTTCCTGATCTTCCTGTTCTTCCAGCGGCTGCTGATCGAAGGCATCGCCACCACCGGCATGAAGCGCTGA
- a CDS encoding carbohydrate ABC transporter permease — protein sequence MVSFTAGEAVDRRPAKPGRLRRFFFAGNGAGYMFLAPWLIGFLGLTLGPALASLYLSFTDYDLLQSPKFVGMDNYVRMATGDAKFAAAMKVTFIYVILSVPLKLIFALALAMAFNRGIKGLPFYRAVFYLPSLLGGSVAIAVLWRQLFAADGLVNSVLSVFGIDGPSWISNPNYSLYTLVVLSVWQFGSPMIIFLAGLRQIPQDMYEAANMDGASKARQFFRITLPLLTPVIFFNFVIQTIDAFKAFTPSFIISAGTGGPINSTLFYTLYLYQEAFGFFRMGYASALAWVLVLIIAVFTTFSFLSARYWVHYDE from the coding sequence ATGGTGTCCTTTACCGCAGGTGAAGCGGTAGACAGGCGCCCGGCGAAGCCCGGGCGTCTCCGCCGCTTCTTTTTCGCCGGCAACGGCGCGGGCTACATGTTCCTCGCGCCCTGGCTGATCGGCTTCCTCGGCCTGACGCTCGGCCCTGCGCTGGCCTCGCTCTATTTGTCCTTCACCGACTACGACCTGCTGCAGTCGCCCAAATTCGTCGGCATGGACAATTACGTCCGCATGGCCACGGGGGACGCAAAATTCGCGGCGGCGATGAAGGTGACCTTCATCTATGTCATCCTCTCCGTGCCGCTGAAGCTGATCTTCGCGCTGGCGCTCGCCATGGCATTCAACCGCGGCATCAAGGGCCTGCCATTCTACCGCGCGGTGTTCTATCTGCCGTCGCTGCTTGGCGGTTCGGTCGCGATCGCAGTGCTCTGGCGCCAGCTCTTCGCTGCCGACGGCCTGGTGAATTCGGTGCTCTCGGTCTTCGGCATCGATGGTCCGAGCTGGATCTCCAACCCGAACTACTCGCTCTACACGCTGGTCGTACTCTCGGTCTGGCAGTTCGGCTCGCCGATGATCATCTTCCTCGCCGGCCTGCGCCAGATTCCCCAGGACATGTACGAGGCGGCGAATATGGACGGCGCCTCGAAGGCGCGGCAGTTCTTCAGGATCACCTTGCCGCTGCTGACGCCGGTGATCTTCTTCAACTTCGTCATCCAGACGATCGACGCGTTCAAGGCCTTCACGCCGTCCTTCATCATCTCGGCCGGGACGGGCGGGCCGATCAACTCGACGCTGTTCTACACGCTCTACCTCTATCAGGAGGCCTTCGGCTTCTTCCGCATGGGCTATGCATCGGCGCTCGCCTGGGTGCTGGTGCTGATCATTGCCGTCTTCACGACCTTCTCGTTCCTGTCGGCGCGCTACTGGGTGCACTATGATGAATGA
- a CDS encoding ABC transporter substrate-binding protein, with the protein MSAYSVSRRGLLGAGAGIAAASLLGLKPAAAQQKDIRVFWWGSQERADRTNRAVDAFKKANAGIDAKTEFAGWSDYWPRLATRVAGRNAPDLLQMDYRYMFEYARRGAIVPLDQYLGNALKIEDFGKANLESCSVDGKLYGINLGVNSSCAVFDPAAWEAAGVAPLAFGNSWDEFVSKCAAFAKGNKRKKFYATMDASGHEPGFELWLVQNGRALYGEDGKLAFDEKDAGNWFKLWAELRKSGGCVPPDVQALDKSTLDTSTLTLGYAATAFPHSNQFVGLQQLNKAKLDITAFPVTAGGKPGQYLKPSQMWSIASDSKNPEIAVKLANFTVAEAAGAKILGVERGVPASSGMRELLGPDLDEVSKKVVDYIGKLGPYTAKLPPSPPKGAGEVAFVLERVSQEVAFGVSPEEGGKKFVAEAASILKRG; encoded by the coding sequence ATGAGCGCCTATTCTGTTAGCCGTCGAGGGTTGCTTGGCGCCGGCGCCGGTATCGCTGCTGCTTCGCTGCTGGGCCTCAAGCCCGCCGCTGCGCAGCAAAAGGACATCAGGGTGTTCTGGTGGGGCTCGCAGGAGCGCGCCGACCGCACCAACCGGGCCGTCGATGCCTTCAAGAAGGCGAATGCCGGCATTGACGCCAAGACCGAGTTCGCCGGCTGGAGCGACTACTGGCCCCGCCTCGCCACGCGGGTCGCCGGACGCAATGCGCCGGACCTGCTCCAGATGGACTACCGGTACATGTTCGAATACGCCCGCCGCGGCGCGATCGTGCCGCTGGACCAGTACCTGGGCAACGCGCTCAAGATCGAGGATTTCGGCAAGGCCAACCTCGAATCCTGCAGCGTCGACGGCAAGCTCTACGGCATCAATCTCGGCGTGAACTCGTCCTGCGCCGTGTTCGATCCTGCCGCCTGGGAGGCGGCCGGCGTCGCGCCGCTGGCGTTCGGCAACAGTTGGGACGAGTTCGTCAGCAAATGCGCGGCCTTCGCCAAGGGCAACAAACGCAAGAAATTCTACGCCACCATGGATGCCAGCGGCCATGAGCCGGGCTTCGAGCTCTGGCTCGTGCAGAACGGCCGGGCGCTCTACGGCGAGGATGGAAAGCTCGCCTTCGACGAAAAGGACGCCGGTAACTGGTTCAAGCTCTGGGCCGAACTGCGCAAATCGGGCGGCTGCGTGCCGCCGGATGTCCAGGCCCTCGACAAGTCGACGCTCGACACCTCGACCCTGACGCTCGGCTATGCCGCGACCGCGTTCCCGCATTCCAACCAGTTCGTCGGCCTCCAGCAGCTCAACAAGGCCAAGCTCGACATCACCGCCTTCCCGGTCACGGCGGGTGGCAAGCCGGGGCAGTATCTGAAGCCGTCGCAGATGTGGTCGATCGCCTCGGATTCGAAGAACCCCGAGATCGCGGTCAAACTGGCGAATTTCACCGTGGCGGAGGCGGCCGGCGCGAAGATCCTGGGCGTCGAGCGCGGCGTGCCGGCATCGTCCGGCATGCGCGAACTCCTCGGGCCGGACCTGGACGAGGTCAGCAAGAAGGTCGTCGATTATATCGGCAAGCTCGGCCCCTACACGGCCAAGCTGCCGCCGTCTCCACCCAAGGGTGCCGGCGAAGTCGCCTTCGTCCTGGAGCGGGTCAGCCAGGAAGTCGCCTTCGGTGTCTCACCGGAAGAGGGCGGCAAGAAGTTCGTCGCCGAGGCCGCTTCGATCCTCAAGCGCGGGTGA
- a CDS encoding GntR family transcriptional regulator, whose product MERHDEHETAEGPAPRGRSAKSGLRPPQRRVTTATVIYDELYEAIVNMHLAPGTPLQEKALTQQFGVSKTPVREALIRLSEDGLVDIFPQSGTFVSHVPLSAIPEAQVIRLALEDTAIKRTAEIATIADIAQLDAKLASQRMLAEIGDMDAFHAADEAFHEAIAQIAGYPSIWKLLRQVKVQINRARRLTLPVPGRMHQVIGEHEIIREAIARHDVEAAREAMQTHLNVVIPDLARLRVAHPDYFV is encoded by the coding sequence ATGGAACGCCACGATGAGCATGAAACGGCGGAGGGGCCCGCCCCACGGGGGCGGTCGGCGAAGTCCGGCCTTCGTCCGCCGCAGCGACGCGTCACCACGGCGACGGTGATCTACGACGAGCTCTACGAAGCCATCGTCAACATGCATCTCGCCCCCGGCACCCCCCTGCAGGAGAAGGCGCTGACCCAGCAATTCGGAGTCAGCAAGACACCGGTGCGCGAAGCGCTGATCCGCCTCTCGGAGGACGGACTCGTCGACATCTTCCCGCAATCGGGCACCTTCGTCTCGCATGTACCGCTCAGCGCGATCCCCGAGGCGCAGGTCATCCGGCTGGCCCTTGAAGACACGGCGATCAAACGCACGGCCGAGATCGCGACCATCGCCGACATCGCCCAGCTCGACGCCAAGCTGGCGAGCCAGCGGATGCTGGCCGAGATCGGCGACATGGACGCCTTCCACGCGGCGGACGAGGCCTTCCACGAGGCGATCGCGCAGATCGCCGGCTATCCCAGCATCTGGAAGCTGCTGCGCCAGGTGAAGGTCCAGATCAACCGGGCGCGCCGGCTGACCCTGCCGGTCCCCGGCCGCATGCACCAGGTCATCGGCGAGCACGAGATCATCCGCGAGGCCATCGCGAGGCATGACGTCGAGGCCGCCAGGGAGGCGATGCAGACCCATCTCAACGTGGTCATCCCCGACCTCGCTCGGCTGCGCGTCGCTCATCCCGACTATTTCGTCTGA
- a CDS encoding Gfo/Idh/MocA family protein: MTDAAMTLSDERHRVALVGTGHRGAGMWGRELLAGWRDCAEFVAICDINERRASHARQEIGTNAPIYTDVDTMLAVAKPEIVIVCSRDDTHDDIIIKALEAGCRVITEKPMTTTPEKCRRILEAEIRTGRQIDVTFNYRFAPTAARIKQLLLDNAIGTVTSVDFHWYLDTKHGADYFRRWHAYEKNSGSLFVHKSTHHFDLLNWYLDSTALEVSAFGTQRHYGRNGPFRGERCQTCAHAGACDFYLDIRKDPWLTALYDEPAEVDGYFRDGCVYREDIDIPDTMTAMLRYENGVIASYSLNTFMPIEGHHLAFNGTKGRIEIRQYERQAFEVPDHDEIMLMRNFGKAERIRVPHASGGHFGGDDRLRDMLLRPGLKDPLGQRAGALAGAMSMLCGAAAMASVKQGRPITLKELGGLPDGIQI; the protein is encoded by the coding sequence ATGACAGATGCGGCGATGACCTTGAGTGACGAACGCCATCGCGTGGCCCTGGTCGGCACCGGCCACCGCGGCGCCGGCATGTGGGGGCGGGAGCTCCTCGCCGGCTGGCGCGATTGCGCCGAGTTCGTCGCGATCTGCGATATCAACGAACGGCGCGCCAGCCATGCCCGCCAGGAGATCGGCACCAACGCCCCGATCTATACCGATGTCGACACGATGCTCGCCGTGGCAAAGCCCGAGATCGTCATCGTCTGCAGCCGCGACGACACCCATGACGACATCATCATCAAGGCGCTCGAAGCCGGCTGCCGGGTCATCACGGAAAAGCCGATGACCACGACGCCGGAGAAATGCCGCCGTATCCTCGAGGCCGAGATCCGCACCGGACGGCAGATCGACGTGACCTTCAACTATCGCTTCGCGCCGACCGCCGCCCGGATCAAGCAGCTGCTGCTCGATAACGCCATCGGCACCGTCACCTCGGTCGATTTCCACTGGTATCTCGATACCAAGCACGGCGCCGACTACTTCCGGCGCTGGCACGCCTATGAGAAGAATTCGGGCAGCCTGTTCGTGCACAAGTCGACCCATCATTTCGACCTGCTGAACTGGTACCTGGACTCGACCGCGCTCGAGGTCTCGGCTTTCGGCACCCAGCGCCATTACGGCCGCAATGGCCCGTTCCGCGGCGAGCGCTGCCAGACTTGCGCGCATGCCGGCGCATGCGACTTCTATCTCGACATCCGCAAGGACCCCTGGCTGACGGCGCTCTATGACGAGCCCGCCGAGGTCGACGGCTATTTCCGCGACGGCTGCGTCTATCGCGAGGACATCGATATCCCCGACACGATGACGGCGATGCTGCGCTACGAGAACGGCGTGATCGCCTCCTACTCGCTCAACACCTTCATGCCGATCGAGGGGCACCACCTCGCTTTCAACGGCACCAAGGGCCGCATCGAGATCCGCCAGTACGAGCGCCAGGCCTTCGAGGTGCCCGACCATGACGAGATCATGCTGATGCGGAATTTCGGCAAGGCCGAGCGCATCCGCGTGCCGCATGCGAGCGGCGGCCATTTCGGTGGCGACGACCGCCTGCGCGACATGCTGTTGCGCCCCGGCCTCAAGGACCCGCTCGGCCAGCGCGCCGGAGCGCTGGCCGGCGCCATGTCGATGCTGTGCGGCGCCGCCGCGATGGCCAGCGTCAAGCAGGGGCGGCCGATCACGCTCAAGGAACTGGGCGGATTGCCGGACGGCATCCAGATCTGA